In Mycobacterium sp. ITM-2016-00317, the genomic window CGCCGCCCGCGGCGACGATCTCGTCGGCGACCTGCGCGGCAGGCCCGGCGTCGGCGCCGTCACCGGTCAGGCTGCCGCCGGCGTCGTTGACGACGACCTTGGCGCCGCGCGCGGCCAGCGTCAGCGCGTAGCAGCGGCCCAGGCCGCGGCCGCCGCCGGTGACGATCGCGACCCGACCGTCGAATCGCAGCTCAGCCACGGAGTTCCAGGCCTTCGAGGTCGCCCTTGGCGCGCCAGCCGGCGATCAGTTCGTCGAAGGCGTAGAAGCCGGGCGAGTAGAAGTCGCCGAGGAACGAGCCGTTGCCTTCCGCGCCGCCGCGTCCCTCGTTGTTGTAATAGCCCGGCGTGCAGGACAGTTCGAACGCGGAGTTGTCGATCGCGAGCTCGCGGACCGTGTGCACCCAGTCGTCCTGCCCTTCCTGGGTCGGCTCGACGACGGTGGCGCCCCGGTTCTGCGCCTCGGCGATGATGTAGGCGATGTGCTCGGCCTGCTGCTCGAACATCGCGGTGGTGTTCGCAGACACCCCGCCCTGGATGAACCCCATGAAGAACTGATTCGGGAAGCCGCGGCTGGTCATCCCGTGCAGGGTCTTGTAGTCGTCGCGCCAGTAGTCGAACAGCGAGAGCCCGTCGCGGCCGACGATGCGGTCGATCGCGTAGCGGCGGCTGATCTCGGTGGAGATCTCGAAGCCGCTGGCGAAGATCACGCAGTCCACCTCGTACTCGACGCCGTTGGCGACGATCCCCTTCTCGGTGAGCCGTTCCACGCCTTTGCATTCCGACACGTCGACCAGCGTCACGTTCGGCCGGTTGAACGTCGACAGGTAGTGCTCGCTCGAACAGGGCCGCTTGCACATGAACCGGTAGTACGGCATGAGCGCCTCGGCGGTCGCGGGGTCCTCGACCACGGCCGCGACGCGGCGCCGCAACCGCTCCATGATCTTGTAGTCCTCTTCCTCCCGGAAGGCCATGATCTGCTCGATGGTCACCGCCATGGGATCCGCGCTGCCGGCGATGCGCGCGGTCAGGTTGCGCCCGAGCTCGGTCCAGAAGTCGCACACCAGATCGGGCTCGCCGAACACGACGCCGACGAACGGCGACCAGTTGTGGAAGTTGCGCTTGCGCTCCTCCTGCCAGCCCGGCTGCAGCGAGGCCGCCCAGTTCGGATCGGTGGGTGTGTTGACCCGCTCGTCGACCGACGAGGGCGTGCGCTGGAACACGAAGAGCTGCTTGGCGTCCCGGCCGAGGTGCGGCACCAGCTGGACGCCGGTCGCGCCGGTGCCGACGAGCGCCACCCGCTTGTCGGCCAGGTTGACCAGGCCGCCGTCGGCGTCGCCTCCGGTGTAGTCGTAGTCCCAGCGGGCCGAATGGAACACATGTCCCGTGAAGTCTTTGATGCCGGGGATTCCCGGCAGTTTCGGGCGGTTGTAGGAGCCCTGCGCCATCACCACGAAGCGGGCCCGCACGTCGTCGCCGCGGTCGGTGCTGATCCGCCACCGCTGCAGGTCGTCGTCCCAGTGGAGTTCGCGAACCTGGGTGGAGAACAGTGCGCCGTCGTAGAGGCCGAAGTGCTTGCCGATGTTGCGGCAGTGGCCGAAGATCTCGGCGCCGTCGGCGAACTTCTTGCTCGGCATGAAGCCGAGCTCTTCGAGCAGCGGGACATAGCAATACGCGTCGTTGTCGCACTGGATTCCAGGGAACCGGTTCCAGTACCACACGCCCCCGAAGTCGCCGGCCATCTCGATGACGCGGATGCCAGTGACGCCGGCCTTCCTCAGGTACGCGCCGGCGAGCAGCCCGGCGAAGCCCCCGCCGAGGATCACCACGTCGACGTCCTCGGCGACCGGATCGCGTTCGGTCACCGTCGTGTACGGGTCCACCTCGTAGAACTCGGCGAAGTCGCCCTCGAGCTCCAGGTACTGCGAGCCGCCCTCCGGACGCAGCCGCTTGGCCCGCTCCTGGGCGTACTTCTCGCGCAGTGCCGGGATGTCGATGTCGGTGGGCGTGTCAGTCGGCCCGCAAGTCTCCACAGTTCCTCCTTCTCGGGGCGGATTCGGCGCGCAATACGACGCTGAGGGTGCTTCAGCGCGCCGGATTCGCTAAAGCTCGCGGGGCGCGCCTGTCCCCATGTACTTGGCCAGCTGGTGGTGCAGGTTCACGGTGCTGCGCTCGCGGTACGGGTTGGGCCGCGTGCCCGGGAAGCCCGCCGACTTCATGCCCTGCTGCACCGCGGCCATGTTCGAGAAGTCCTGGGGCAGCACCGACAGCCAGTTCGGCGAGTCCTTCGGGGTGTAGGCCCATTCCGTCGGCGGCTCTTGGCCTTTCGGGTACAGCTCGAAGACCGCGACCTCGAAGATGCACTTGTTCGGGTCGTAGCTCGGATCGGGGCGCGCGCTGTAGCACAGCGCGCTGGTCAGGCCCTGGCCGATCTGGAAGTTCGGGAACAGCTGCCACGCGGTGCCGCTCTGCCCCAGGATGTCCGGCGGGATCGTCGGCCAGATCACGCCGCGGGTCTCGTCGTCGCGTCGTGCCGAGGCCAGCCAGTGCTGCAGCACCTGGTCGGCCGGGGTGCCCTCGGGGAGTTCGTCGACCAGTCGCTTGGCGGCGTTCACCAGCGTCTGCGTGGTGGTCGCGTTGGTCTCCTCCATGGTGTAGACCTGCATCTCGGCGGTCGAGATGCGCGGATCACCGGTGCCGAGGCGGATCTTCGACTTGGTCTCGTCCATGCCCTTGGGCGCGTCGTAGCCGATGTTGCTGTGCCTGCCCTGCGCTTTGGCCCAGCCCTTGAACTCGCCGAACTTGTTGAACTCCGGGTGGGTGGTGAACACGTGGTAGGTCTCGTTGAAGGCCTCCATCGCGACTTTCCAGTTGCAGTCGAAGTTCAGCCATTTGCGCCACTTGTAGCGCATGTTCTCCAGCCCGAACGGTTCCAGGATCTTCGATGCCGGGAACAGGTAGTCGGCCAGCGGCTCGCACTCCGGGTCCATGTTGACGAACAGCCAGCCGCCCCAGGTGTCGACCTGCACGGGGGCCAGGTGAGTGTTGCGTGCGGTCAGCGTGCCCTTCCAGTCGTCCTGCTCGCGGATGTGGGTGCACGTGCCGTCCAGCCCGTAGGTCCAGCCGTGGAATCCGCAGACGAACGACTTGCGGGCCCGGCCGACGGCGTTCTTCGCGCCGTCGGGGGTGTCGACGAGCTTGCGCCCGCGGTGCATGCAGACGTTGTGGTGGGCGGCGAAGGTGTTGTCACCGGTGCGCACGATGATGATCGAGTCGTCGAGGATGTCGTAGGTCAGGTAGCTGCCGACCTCGGGGATCTCCTCCACCCGCCCGACCTGCTGCCACACCTTGCGCCACAACCGGTCTCGCTCGGCGCGGGCGTACTCCTCGGAGATGTACGCCTCGACCGGGATGGTCGTCGGATCCGACAGGTCCTCGGCGATCCGCCCCGTCGAGTCGTCCGGATCGGCTTCGACCTCGATCGCGGCGTCGAGATCGGATTCTGTGTGGGTCATTGCTCTTCCTTTCAGGGCCTGCTGATGGCTTCTCGGAAGGACTCGTCTTTGAGGAACAGCGACGTGTTGTCGGCGCCCAGGTGGCTCCACTTCAGGTTCAGCCCGCCGTCGACGAGCAGGGTCTGGCCGGTGATGTAGCTCGACAGGTCGGAGAGCAGGAACAGGATCGCGCCCGCCTGTTCCTCGGGCGTGCCGCGCCGGCCCATCGCGATGGCGGTGCGGTCCCGCTCGGGGTCCTCGTCGACATACATGCGCGACGCGGCCGTCTCGGTGACGCCGGGAGCCACGGCGTTGACCCGGATGCCGGCGGTGGCCAGTTCCACGGCCATCGTGCGGGTCATCGCGACGACGGCCGCCTTGGCCGTCCCGTAGGCGATGTGGAACGGCGCGGTGTTCATGCCGCTGATCGAAGACACCGAGACGATCGACCCCGTCAGCCCTTCGGCGCATAACTCCCGACTCACGGCCTGGCTCATGAAGAACGCGGTCTCGAGGTTCGCCGCGAACAGTGCCCGCCAGTCCTCACGGGTGACGCGGGTGGACGGCATCCACGTCGACGGGGCGGCCCCGCCGGCGATGTTCACCAGCCCGTAGAGGTCGCCGTCGAGGCCACGCACCCGATCGAGGACCGTGGCGATCCCGTCGTCGGTGGACGCGTCGGCGGCGACGGGCACCACGGCGAGGCCTCGGTCGGCCAGCGGTGCGATGTGCTCGTCGAGGTTGTCCGCCGACCGACTGACCGCCACGACGGTGGCCCCGGCCTCGGCGGCCAGCCGGGTGACCGTGGTGCCGATACCGCCGCCGCCCGCGCCGGACACGACCACGATGCGGCCGTCGAGGGTGAGTGCGATCCCGGTTGCTGTCACGTCACTTGTCCGGACAAATAATGATGCTCTGCATATTGCAGAACACTATTCCGCAGGCATTATGCGGGCGTCAAGCCCTCTTTGAGCGTCGGCGGCGACCTATTGTCTGGACTAGAGACGCTTGCTAACGTCCGACGCATGAATGCCCGGTACGCCGCGTCCGACCCGTCTGTCGCCGAGGGCTGGCAGGTCCGCAGGATGACCGCGCCGAGCCGCTTGTTCGGCGCGAACGGCCTGCGCACCGCGCCCGACGGGCGCGTCTACGTGGCCCAGGTGACCGGCAGCCAGATCAGCGCGCTGGACCTCGCCACCGGGGAACTGGCGACGGTCAGCGCCAAGGGCGGCGACATCGTCGCACCGGACGACGTGGCCTTCGGCGACGACGGCACCTTGTTCGCCACCGAGGTGATGGACGGCCGCGTCAGCGCCCGCGACACCTCGGGCCGCACCCGGGTGCTGCGCGACGACCTGCCCTGCGCGAACGGCATCACCGTGCACCGCGGGCGGTTGTTCATCGGCGAGTGCCGGGACGGTGGCCGGTTGATGGAGTTGCCGCTCGACGGCGGGACGCCCCGTATCCTGCTGGAGAACCTCCCCTCCCCCAATGCGATGGAGGTCGGCCCGGACGGGCTGCTCTACTACCCGCTGATGACGGCCAACGAGATCTGGCGGGTGGACCCTGACGGGGGCGAACCGCAGCGGGTGGCCGCCGATCTCGGGGTGCCCGATGCGGTGAAGTTCGACGCCGAGGGCTTCATCGTGTCCACTCAGGTCGCCAGCGGCCAGGTGCTGCGCATCGACCCGCGCACCGGCGAGAAAACCGTCCTCGCCCAACTCAACCCGGGGCTGGACAATCTGACCCTGGTCGGCGACCGGCTGTTCGCATCGAACTTCACCGGGGAGATCACCGAGATCCACCGGGACGGGCACACCTCGACGCTGCTGCCCGGCGGGCTGAACTGGCCGCTGGACCTGACCGTCTCCGACGGCGTGCTCCACGTCGCCGACGGCACTTATTTCTACCGGGTGGCCCCGGACGGGTCGTTGCAGACCGCCGGGATGCTGTTCTCCCCCGGCTATCCCGGGTTCCTGCGCGGGGTGACGGCCGCCGGCGACGGCGAGTTCGTGGTCACCACCTCGGGTGGCCAGGTGGCCCGCTACCGGCCCGCCGACGGTGAAACCGACTTCCTGGCAATCGATTTCGATCAACTCTACGGGGTCGACGTCGACACCGACGGCACGATCGTGTTCGCCGAGCTCGGGACCGGCCGGGTGCTCGCACTGCGCAACGGCGCGACCGAGACACTGGCCTCGGGACTGCGGGAACCCGTCGGTGTCGCGATCGACCCGCAGGGAGCGCCGCTGGTGGCCGAGTCGGGGGCAGGGCGGGTGGTGCGCATCGGCCCCGGCGGGGTGGACACCGTCGTCGACGGGCTGCAGCGGCCGCAGGGCCTGCATGTGCGCGACGGCAGGCTCTACATCGTGGACGCCGGCGCCAAGGAGCTCGTCGAGTTCGACCTGGACACCAAGGCGCGCAACACGATCGCATCCGGCCTCGCGGTGGGGCCGCCACCCGGGGTCGAGCCCAAACCGCTCAAGGGCATGCCGCCGTTCTCCGGTCCGCAGGGCCCGTTCGCCGGGATCACGTCCGGACCCGACGGCACGCTCTACGTGTCGGCCGACGGCGACGGCAGCGTGCTGGCGGTCGCCCGGATATGACCGCCACGGCCGGGGATCACCGCTACCTGCAGGTGGCGCGCACGCTACGCAAGGAGATCGTCGACGGGGTGTACCCGGTGGGCTCGCACCTGCCCACCGAGCACGAACTGTGCGAGCGGTTCGCGGTCAGCCGGTACACGATCCGCGAGGCGCTGCGCCGGCTGCGGGATGACAACCTGGTCGAATCCCGGCCCCGCTCCGGCACTCTGGTGGTGCCCCGGCCCAGCACGAACTCCTACGCCCAGGATGTCGTGTCGATCGACGACCTGCTCGCGTTCGCCCAAGGTGCGAAGTTCGCGATCGAGACTAATGCGATGCTGACCGTCGACGACGCCCTGGCCGCGCGCACCGGGTTGACCGCGGGCTCGGAATGGCTTGCGGTGACGGGCTTTCGGCGCGTGGACGACGCCACAGCGCCGATCTGTCGCACCGAGTACTTCATCAACCGCAGTTTCGCCGCGGTGGGCCGGCTGCTGCAACGCCACAGCGGCCCGATCTTCCCGTTGCTCGAGGACCTGTTCGGTGTCAGCATCGTCGAGGTGCACCAGGAGATCTCGGCGGTGGTGCTCAACGCCGGCCTCGCTGCCCGGCTGCAGTCCGCGACGGGCACCGCCGCACTGCAGATGCAGCGCAGCTACACCACCTCCGACGGGGAGGTCGCCCAGGTGACGGTGAATACGCACCCGTCGTCGAGGTTCCGGCACACGATGACGATGCGCCGGGTGAACCCGTCAAGCCAGACCCGGGACGCGTCGTGAGTGTCCTGCTGGCCGACGCGCTGCGCGACGCCGCCCGTGACACTCCGGACCGGGTGCTGGTGCGCGACGGCGCTGTAGCGCTGGGTTGCGCGGAGCTGCTCTCGTCGGCGACGGGTCTGGCGCATGCGCTGCTGCGCCGGATGCCGGTGGGCAGCGTGGTGTCGTTCATGATGCCGAACTGGCACGAGGCCGCGGTCGTCTATCTCGGCGCGACGCTGGCCGGCATGGTGGTCAACCCGATCCTGCCGTCCCTGCGCGACCGTGAGCTGTCGTTCATCCTGGCCGATGCGGGCAGCCGCGCCGTCTTCATCCCGCAGACCTTCGGCGGCCACGACTACGCCGCGATGCTCGACCGCGTGGTCGCCGCGCTGCCGTCCCCGCCGGAGGTTCTCACCGTCCGGGGTGAGCCGGGACGCCTGTCGCTGACCGATCTGTGCGCCGGGGAGCGCGACCAGCCGCTGTCCGAACCGGACCGGGCTGCCACCCGGATGATCATGTACACCTCCGGCACCACCGGGCGGCCGAAAGGTGTTCTGCACAGCCATGAGTCGCTGGGTGCACTGATCGGACAGCTCGGCACGCACTGGCGCATCGACCCGGGCGACACCTTCCTGGTCCCGTCCCCGATCGCGCACATCGGCGGGTCGATCTACGCGTTCGAATGCCCGCTGCTGCTCGGTACGCAGGCCGTGCTGATGGACCGCTGGGATCCTGACGCGGCGGTGGCGTTGATGTGTGAGCACCGGTGCACCCACATGGCAGGGGCCACCCCGTTCCTGGACGGGCTGTTGGCCGCCGCCCGCCGGGCCGACACCAGGCTCCCGGACCTGAAGGTGTTCATCTGCGGCGGCGCGTCGGTGCCGCCCGCGCTGATCCGCGACGCCACCGACTATTTCGACAAGGCGGCGGTGAGCCGGGTCTACGGCTCCACCGAGGTTCCGGTGACCACAGTCGGCTCGCTCGACGACGTCGACCGCGCCGCCGACACCGACGGCCGCCCGGGTATCGCCGACGTCAGACTCATCGACGGCGAGATCCGGACCCGCGGCCCGCAGATGTTCACCGGATACCTGCACCCCGAGGACGGCGACGAATCGTTCGACGACGCCGGCTATTTCCGCACCGGCGATCTCGGCCGGCTGACCGACGACGGTCATCTCGTGGTGACCGGCCGGGCCAAGGACCTGATCATCCGCAACGGTGAGAACATCTCGCCCAAAGAGGTCGAGGACATTCTCGTCACGCATCCGCAGATCGCCGAGATCGCGGTTGTCGGCGTCCCCGACCCGCGGACCGGGGAGCGGGCGTGGGCGGCGATCGTGCCCGCCGGTCCGCAGGCGCCCGGCGTCACCGAACTCAGGGATTTCCTGGTGGCGCACGGCGTCGCGAAGTTCAAAGCCCCCGAGCAGGTGCTGTGCGTCGACACCCTGCCCAGAAACGATGCGGGCAAGGTCCTCAAGCACGCGCTCAGAGCCGTGCTCGTCGGAAACCCGCGCGAAGGAGAAGCATGACATGCAGGTAGCGATCGTCACCGGCGCCAGCAGCGGAATCGGATTCGGCTGCGCGACGACACTGGCCGAGCAGGGCATGGCGGTGCTGGGCACCGGCCGCGATGCCGGCTCGCCGAACTGGAGAAGGCCGCGCCGGAGCCGGGCCGGATCGCCACGCTCGCGGTCGACCTGACCGACGACGACGCCCCGCAGCGCATCGTCGCGGCGGCGCTGGAGCGTTGGGGCCGCATCGATTTCCTGGTCAACAACGCCGGTATCGGCAGCCCCAAGCCGCTGCACGAAACCGACGACGAGACCCTGGACCGCTTCCTGGGGATCATGCTGCGGGCGCCGTTCCGGTTGGCGCGCGACGTGCTCGCGCACATGCAGCCCGGCTCGGCGATCATCAACGTGACGTCGACGTTCGCCGTGGTGGGCGGGCTCCGTGGCGGGGCCTACTCGGCGGCCAAGGGCGGGCTGGCCGCGCTGACCAATCACATTGCGTGCCAGTACGGCGCGCAGGGGATCCGATGCAACGCCGTGGCGCCCGGTGTCACCCTGACCCCGATGGTGGCCACCCGGCTGGAGGACGAGCGCTTCCGCAAGATCAACACCGAGATGACCCCTCATCAGCGGCTCGGCCGCGTCGAGGACATCGCGTCGACAGTGGCGTTCCTGTGTTCGGAGGGCGGCAGTTTCATCAACGGGCAGACGATCGTCGTCGACGGCGGCTGGAGCTCGACCAAATACCTGTCCGAGTTCGCACTCACCTCGACCTGGGTTCCGGACGGGTCTGCGTCGTGAACCTGTTCGCCCTGCTCGACCAGGCCGCGGCCAGGCACGGCGACCGCGGCGCGGTGTATCACGGTGAACACCAGGTCCATTCGTGGACGTCGCTGCGCGACCGGGTGTTACGGCTCGCCGGCTCGTTCGCAGGGTTCGGTCCGGGCGCGCGGATCGCGGTGGCCGGCCAGAACAGCCCCGAGATCATCGAGCTGATGTTCGCGATCTGGGCGGCCGAATGCGTGTTCGTCCCGGTCAACTACAAGCTGCATCCACGGGAGATGCAGCAGATCCTCGACGACTCCGGTGCGGCCCGGGTGTTCGCGTCACCGACGATCGGCGCCCGGCTGCGGCCCGTCACGTCGGTCCCGATCGAGGTGTTCGGCGCCGCGGAGTACCGGAGCCGCCGCGCCGCAGCGCCGCTCACCCCGCCCCGGCACACCGACCCGGGTTCACTGGCCTGGCTGTTCTACACCAGCGGCACCACCGGGCGGTCCAAGGGCGCGATGCTGTCCCATCGGAACCTGATGGCGATGACGGTGTCGCATCTGGCCGACTTCGACTCCCCCGACCAGAACTGCAGCCTGGTGCACGGCGCCCCGATGTCGCACGGCTCGGGTCTTTATGTGCCGCCGTATGTTTCGCGCGGTGCGCGGCAGGTGGTGCCTGCGTCGGGGGCGTTCGATCCCGACGAGTTCCTGGACTTGTGCGAGCGGCATCCGGGCTGCAGCGCGTTCCTGGCGCCGACGATGGTGGCACGGCTGGTGCAGACCGGACGCGCGTGTCCGGCGAACCTGAACACGATCGTCTACGGCGGCGGGCCGATGTACGTCGACAGTCTGAAGAAGGCGATGGCGGCGTTCGGTCCGGTCTTCGTGCAGCTGTACGGGCAGGGTGAGGCGCCGATGACGATCACCGGGCTGCGGCGCGCCGACCATCTCGCCGGGGAGGGGTGGGCGCCCGACGCGCTGCTCGGCTCTGTCGGCTACGCGCGCTCGGGCGTCGAGGTCGCGGTACTGGGCGCCGACGGCGCGCCCGCGGCGATCGACGAGATCGGCGAGATCGTCTGCCGGGGGGACGTGGTGATGTCGGGTTACTGGAACAACCCGAGCGCGACCGAGGCGACGTTGCGCGACGGCTGGCTGCGCACCGGGGACATGGGGTCGTTCGACGCGCACGGGTTCCTGACCCTGCGGGACCGGTCCAAGGACGTGGTGATCAGCGGCGGCAGCAACATCTATCCGCGCGAGGTCGAGGAGGTGCTGCTGGAGCATCCCGGCGTCGTCGAGGCGGGAGTGGTCGGGGCGCCCGACCACGAATGGGGCGAGGTGGTGGTCGCATTCGTCGTCGGTGAGGTCTCCCCCGCCGACCTGGACGCCCATCTGCTGGAGCGCATCGCGAGGTTCAAGCGCCCCAAGCGTTACGAGTTCCTCGACGAGTTGCCCAAGAACAGTTACGGCAAGGTACTCAAACGCGAACTGCGCGACCGGCTCCGGTGAGAACTCTGCGCCCCGTAGCCGGGCGGGCACCGGCGGGGTGACCCGCTCGTGGTGTCTGCCCCACCGCGCGTGGCCGAGCCACCCGATACCGGCGGCCCCGCCAGCTAACATGTCGACGTGGGGTGGGTGCGGGCTGGGCAGGCCGCGGTGAAACGCGCGCAGAGGTGGCCGGGCATCGCGACGCCGACGCTCATGGCCCGCACCGCCGGTGCCTGCTTCCTCCTCGGCGGGGTCCTGGTCGCCCTGGTGACCACGGTGGCACCCGCTCACTTCCACAGCGCCGAGGTGCAGTACCGCAACGCCGCCGTCGCCGCGTTCATCGGGGTATGCGTGCTGCTGATCGGAGCGCGGCTGGCGTGGTGGCATTTCCATCTGCTCGTGCTGTCGGCGATCGCACTGATCACCGTGTCCGTCAACGGATCCATCGGGCCGGCCGCGGTGTCTTTCGCGACGCTGTATGTGTTTGTGGCCTGCGCGGCGTTCTTCGTCACCTGGCGCACCGCGGTGGTGTACCTGGGACTGGCGATCGCGTGCTGTCTGACCGTGCTGACTTTCACCCCGGGAGTGCCCCGCTGGTCGGGCGTGATCACGTCCGCTGTGGCGACCGCGATCGGGACGGTGATCGTCATCCTCGGCCGGATCGTGTCCAAGGCCGAGCTCGACGAGGTGACCGGTGTACCCAACCGCCGTGGGTTCGATCGGGCGGTCAACGCCGAGATCCTTCGGGCTCCCTCGTCCGGGCGCGGACCTGCGGTCGTCCTGATCGCGGTCGACGACTACACCGCGCTCCACGACGGATTCGGCGACCGGGCCTGCGGTGCACTCATGCGCCAACTCGCCGCGACATGGCAGAGCACCCTGGCCCCGGACCAGGTCCTGGCCCGGCGCGGCGAGAACGAGTTCGCGCTGCTGCTGCCCGGAGCGACCGAGCAGTCCGCGTTCGAACTGACCGAGACGCTGCGCGCCGACTCCGCACGGGAGTTCTCGGCCGGGGTCAGCGCGTGGGATCACGGAGAGTCGGCGTCGCCGGTGGTGGAACGCGCCGAACTCGCACTGCGCCGGTCACGATCGATCGGCCGTGGCCGCACGATGGTCGAATCCTCGCGGCTGCCGCCGCTGGCACTGCAACTGCACGACGCGCTGGCCGCCGAGACCATCGGCGTCCGGTACCAGCCCGTCGTCCGCCTGGCGGACGACTCCGTGGTGGGAGTCGAGGCGTTGCTGCGGTGGTCGCCGGCGCTGGGACCCGAGCTCAATGCCGCCGAGGTGGTCCGGCTCGCCGAGGACAACGACCTGATCGGTCCGCTCGATCTGTACGTGCTGCGCCGGGCCTGCCTGGACGCGGGCTGGATGCAACAGCAGTGTCCGGAGCCGGAACTGTCCCTCAGCGTGAACGTGTCCGGGCTGGAACTGGTCGAACCGGGCTACGTCGGCCGGGTGATCCAGACGCTGGCCGCGACGGGCTGGCCTGCCGGGCAACTGGTCCTGGAGGTCACCGAGAGCGTGCTCGACGTCGACAGGCCCGCGTCGATCGACGCCCTGCTGCAGCTTCGGCGGCACGGAATCCGGATCGCCATCGACGATTTCGGCACCGGTTATTCGTCGCTGTCGAGGCTGCAGAATCTGTCCACCGACCTGTTGAAGCTCGACGCGTTCTTCATCGCCTCGATCACCCCGGCGTCGTCGCCACCGCCGCTGCTGCAGGCTGTCGCGAGCCTTGCCGACGCGCTCGGCCTGCCCGTCGTCGCCGAGGGCGTGGAGACCGAGCACCAGGCCGACGTGCTGCGGGAGATGGGCTGCGACCTGGCTCAGGGCTACTACTTCGGGCGGCCGCAGACCCGCGAGGACGTGGTGGCGGCGATCGTGCGCGCCACGCGCTGACCGCCACCGGTCAGCGGCGGCCGAGTCGACCCTCCCACGGGTTCCACGACCGGCTG contains:
- a CDS encoding NAD(P)/FAD-dependent oxidoreductase — protein: METCGPTDTPTDIDIPALREKYAQERAKRLRPEGGSQYLELEGDFAEFYEVDPYTTVTERDPVAEDVDVVILGGGFAGLLAGAYLRKAGVTGIRVIEMAGDFGGVWYWNRFPGIQCDNDAYCYVPLLEELGFMPSKKFADGAEIFGHCRNIGKHFGLYDGALFSTQVRELHWDDDLQRWRISTDRGDDVRARFVVMAQGSYNRPKLPGIPGIKDFTGHVFHSARWDYDYTGGDADGGLVNLADKRVALVGTGATGVQLVPHLGRDAKQLFVFQRTPSSVDERVNTPTDPNWAASLQPGWQEERKRNFHNWSPFVGVVFGEPDLVCDFWTELGRNLTARIAGSADPMAVTIEQIMAFREEEDYKIMERLRRRVAAVVEDPATAEALMPYYRFMCKRPCSSEHYLSTFNRPNVTLVDVSECKGVERLTEKGIVANGVEYEVDCVIFASGFEISTEISRRYAIDRIVGRDGLSLFDYWRDDYKTLHGMTSRGFPNQFFMGFIQGGVSANTTAMFEQQAEHIAYIIAEAQNRGATVVEPTQEGQDDWVHTVRELAIDNSAFELSCTPGYYNNEGRGGAEGNGSFLGDFYSPGFYAFDELIAGWRAKGDLEGLELRG
- a CDS encoding aromatic ring-hydroxylating dioxygenase subunit alpha produces the protein MTHTESDLDAAIEVEADPDDSTGRIAEDLSDPTTIPVEAYISEEYARAERDRLWRKVWQQVGRVEEIPEVGSYLTYDILDDSIIIVRTGDNTFAAHHNVCMHRGRKLVDTPDGAKNAVGRARKSFVCGFHGWTYGLDGTCTHIREQDDWKGTLTARNTHLAPVQVDTWGGWLFVNMDPECEPLADYLFPASKILEPFGLENMRYKWRKWLNFDCNWKVAMEAFNETYHVFTTHPEFNKFGEFKGWAKAQGRHSNIGYDAPKGMDETKSKIRLGTGDPRISTAEMQVYTMEETNATTTQTLVNAAKRLVDELPEGTPADQVLQHWLASARRDDETRGVIWPTIPPDILGQSGTAWQLFPNFQIGQGLTSALCYSARPDPSYDPNKCIFEVAVFELYPKGQEPPTEWAYTPKDSPNWLSVLPQDFSNMAAVQQGMKSAGFPGTRPNPYRERSTVNLHHQLAKYMGTGAPREL
- a CDS encoding SDR family oxidoreductase; its protein translation is MTATGIALTLDGRIVVVSGAGGGGIGTTVTRLAAEAGATVVAVSRSADNLDEHIAPLADRGLAVVPVAADASTDDGIATVLDRVRGLDGDLYGLVNIAGGAAPSTWMPSTRVTREDWRALFAANLETAFFMSQAVSRELCAEGLTGSIVSVSSISGMNTAPFHIAYGTAKAAVVAMTRTMAVELATAGIRVNAVAPGVTETAASRMYVDEDPERDRTAIAMGRRGTPEEQAGAILFLLSDLSSYITGQTLLVDGGLNLKWSHLGADNTSLFLKDESFREAISRP
- a CDS encoding SMP-30/gluconolactonase/LRE family protein; this encodes MNARYAASDPSVAEGWQVRRMTAPSRLFGANGLRTAPDGRVYVAQVTGSQISALDLATGELATVSAKGGDIVAPDDVAFGDDGTLFATEVMDGRVSARDTSGRTRVLRDDLPCANGITVHRGRLFIGECRDGGRLMELPLDGGTPRILLENLPSPNAMEVGPDGLLYYPLMTANEIWRVDPDGGEPQRVAADLGVPDAVKFDAEGFIVSTQVASGQVLRIDPRTGEKTVLAQLNPGLDNLTLVGDRLFASNFTGEITEIHRDGHTSTLLPGGLNWPLDLTVSDGVLHVADGTYFYRVAPDGSLQTAGMLFSPGYPGFLRGVTAAGDGEFVVTTSGGQVARYRPADGETDFLAIDFDQLYGVDVDTDGTIVFAELGTGRVLALRNGATETLASGLREPVGVAIDPQGAPLVAESGAGRVVRIGPGGVDTVVDGLQRPQGLHVRDGRLYIVDAGAKELVEFDLDTKARNTIASGLAVGPPPGVEPKPLKGMPPFSGPQGPFAGITSGPDGTLYVSADGDGSVLAVARI
- a CDS encoding GntR family transcriptional regulator, which codes for MTATAGDHRYLQVARTLRKEIVDGVYPVGSHLPTEHELCERFAVSRYTIREALRRLRDDNLVESRPRSGTLVVPRPSTNSYAQDVVSIDDLLAFAQGAKFAIETNAMLTVDDALAARTGLTAGSEWLAVTGFRRVDDATAPICRTEYFINRSFAAVGRLLQRHSGPIFPLLEDLFGVSIVEVHQEISAVVLNAGLAARLQSATGTAALQMQRSYTTSDGEVAQVTVNTHPSSRFRHTMTMRRVNPSSQTRDAS
- a CDS encoding AMP-binding protein yields the protein MSVLLADALRDAARDTPDRVLVRDGAVALGCAELLSSATGLAHALLRRMPVGSVVSFMMPNWHEAAVVYLGATLAGMVVNPILPSLRDRELSFILADAGSRAVFIPQTFGGHDYAAMLDRVVAALPSPPEVLTVRGEPGRLSLTDLCAGERDQPLSEPDRAATRMIMYTSGTTGRPKGVLHSHESLGALIGQLGTHWRIDPGDTFLVPSPIAHIGGSIYAFECPLLLGTQAVLMDRWDPDAAVALMCEHRCTHMAGATPFLDGLLAAARRADTRLPDLKVFICGGASVPPALIRDATDYFDKAAVSRVYGSTEVPVTTVGSLDDVDRAADTDGRPGIADVRLIDGEIRTRGPQMFTGYLHPEDGDESFDDAGYFRTGDLGRLTDDGHLVVTGRAKDLIIRNGENISPKEVEDILVTHPQIAEIAVVGVPDPRTGERAWAAIVPAGPQAPGVTELRDFLVAHGVAKFKAPEQVLCVDTLPRNDAGKVLKHALRAVLVGNPREGEA